One stretch of Rhipicephalus sanguineus isolate Rsan-2018 chromosome 10, BIME_Rsan_1.4, whole genome shotgun sequence DNA includes these proteins:
- the LOC125760266 gene encoding uncharacterized protein K02A2.6-like, producing the protein MEAARKNVAETRVVESMTTQLHQMEGEGNYAPADLYEAQAIAGRQLQACYRCGSQSHTHSLCPYVKETCYKCGKKGHIQRACRSNRQSFGGHQQKRSVKTLKVVTQVPPMGVSEQVSSCRTPIFVVLKINGALVEMELDTGAAVSIMPYKQFKQQVPSANCEPTDIVLRTYTGALVQPCGLAVVSVQHGEQTAKLPLYLVDQAGPPLLGREWLHTVRLDWNQIWGLNHVSRSVFDLSSRMKERLETLLAKYKMLFKDELGAITDERAELFFKAGHRPRFLKARNVPFALQSAVEAEIEKLVQLGILTPVSTSEYATPAVPVIKKDGSIRLCGDYKTTINPSLDITHYPLPKIDDLLAPLAGGMHFTKIDLNRAYQQVLMAEESKKYLTLNTQKGLFVVNRLPFGIASAPGIFQKIMDTMLKGLNGVCCYLDDILVTGKNAEEHMINLEALLRRLLERGVRIKKEKCAFFQNELCYLGHKISAAGISASPEKIEAVINAAAPTNMQQLQSFLGVVNYYGKFVPNLSTVAAPFYQLLRKDAPWCWDECCREAFKEVKRTLSSPQVLAHYDPDRPLKLACDASQYGVGAVLSHEFKQFVREMGCRHVQTAPYNPSANGLAERFVQTLKNALKKDAARQLMKVKLNKLLLAYRNTPHATTHEAPANLLLGRRLRTRLDMLKPAVGERVAYEQFKQTVNRRCRVREVSVGDHVLARNYRGQPKWMPAVVTAQSGPVSFRVRASTPSGCFEWRRHKNQLLQGTAGLVENAAQDDGFSVWPQSDTEPEPAPSLPAASVSPSPTTSVTDTSRGDQDRRYPLRNHRPPDSF; encoded by the exons ATGGAAGCAGCCCGGAAAAATGTCGCCGAGACTAGAGTCGTGGAGTCAATGACCACACAGCTGCACCAAATGGAGGGAGAAGGTAATTATGCCCCTGCTGATCTGTACGAGGCGCAAGCGATTGCCGGTAGGCAGCTACAGGCTTGTTATCGCTGCGGTTCTCAGAGCCACACGCATTCACTATGCCCGTACGTTAAGGAGACGTGCTATAAGTGTGGAAAGAAAGGGCATATTCAAAGGGCCTGTCGCAGCAACAGGCAATCTTTTGGCGGGCATCAGCAGAAACGGAGTGTGAAAACGCTGAAAGTGGTGACGCAGGTGCCACCCATGGGCGTTTCGGAACAAGTGTCTTCTTGTCGCACTCCTATTTTTGTTGTACTAAAGATAAATGGAGCACTGGTGGAAATGGAACTTGACACGGGAGCCGCGGTGTCTATCATGCCTTACAAGCAGTTCAAGCAGCAGGTCCCTTCAGCTAACTGCGAACCAACCGACATCGTCCTGCGCACCTATACCGGAGCCCTCGTCCAACCTTGCGGCTTGGCGGTCGTCAGTGTGCAGCACGGCGAACAGACAGCGAAACTACCACTCTACCTCGTCGATCAAGCAGGACCACCGCTGCTAGGGCGTGAATGGCTGCACACAGTACGGCTAGACTGGAACCAGATTTGGGGCCTCAACCACGTCTCAAGGTCAGTGTTCGACTTGTCTTCccgaatgaaggaaaggctagaGACGTTGCTTGCAAAATACAAAATGCTGTTCAAGGATGAGCTAGGCGCTATTACAGACGAAAGGGCCGAGCTGTTTTTCAAAGCCGGCCACCGGCCGAGATTCCTAAAAGCAAGGAATGTGCCATTCGCATTGCAGTcagcagtagaagcagagatagaaAAATTGGTTCAGCTGGGAATACTCACACCCGTGAGTACATCAGAATATGCCACGCCCGCCGTCCCTGTGATAAAGAAAGATGGAAGCATACGCCTATGTGGGGATTATAAGACAACGATAAATCCTTCACTGGACATCACACACTATCCGCTGCCTAAAATCGATGATCTATTGGCTCCGTTGGCCGGGGGAATGCATTTTACTAAAATAGATCTCAACAGGGCATACCAACAAGTACTCATGGCGGAAGAGTCGAAGAAGTACCTAACTTTGAACACGCAGAAAGGGCTGTTCGTAGTCAACAGGCTACCCTTCGGAATAGCGTCAGCGCCAGGTATTTTTCAGAAAATAATGGACACAATGCTGAAGGGCCTAAACGGAGTTTGTTGTTATCTTGATGACATATTGGTCACGGGAAAAAACGCTGAAGAACACATGATAAACCTAGAAGCACTCTTGAGACGTTTGCTTGAGCGAGGCgtcagaataaagaaagaaaaatgtgcgtTCTTTCAAAATGAGCTGTGTTACCTGGGGCACAAAATCAGTGCAGCAGGAATATCTGCGTCACCAGAGAAAATTGaagcagtcataaacgctgccgcACCGACAAACATGCAGCAACTGCAGTCCTTCCTCGGTGTCGTGAATTACTATGGAAAGTTTGTGCCTAATCTATCAACAGTTGCTGCGCCCTTTTACCAGCTTTTACGGAAGGACGCTCCTTGGTGCTGGGACGAATGCTGCCGAGAAGCGTTCAAAGAAGTTAAAAGAACGTTGTCATCGCCGCAGGTGCTGGCCCATTATGACCCGGATCGACCATTGAAGCTGGCCTGTGACGCATCGCAGTacggggtaggtgcagtgctttccCAT GAGTTCAAGCAGTTCGTAAGGGAGATGGGTTGCCGACACGTGCAAACAGCCCCCTACAATCCCAGTGCCAATGGACTCGCGGAGCGTTTCGTCCAAACCCTGAAGAACGCGCTAAAGAAGGATGCCGCACGACAACTAATGAAGGTAAAGCTCAACAAGCTCCTGCTCGCTTATCGCAACACGCCCCATGCTACAACGCACGAGGCACCAGCTAACTTGTTGTTGGGGCGACGTTTGCGCACCCGCCTGGATATGCTGAAACCCGCCGTGGGGGAAAGGGTGGCGTACGAACAGTTCAAACAAACGGTGAACAGACGGTGTCGTGTGCGCGAAGTGAGTGTTGGTGACCATGTTCTTGCACGCAATTACAGGGGACAGCCCAAATGGATGCCTGCTGTGGTGACTGCTCAAAGTGGACCAGTGTCTTTCAGGGTACGAGCATCGACACCTTCGGGATGCTTCGAGTGGCGGCGCCACAAGAACCAGCTACTTCAAGGCACGGCAGGGCTTGTCGAAAACGCCGCGCAAGACGACGGTTTCTCCGTGTGGCCACAGAGCGACACCGAGCCGGAGCCAGCACCTTCATTGCCTGCAGCTAGTGTTTCGCCTTCACCAACGACGTCGGTGACGGACACTTCTCGAGGCGACCAGGATCGACGCTACCCATTAAGGAATCACCGACCACCGGATAGTTTCTGA